A DNA window from Paenibacillus sp. HWE-109 contains the following coding sequences:
- the ylbJ gene encoding sporulation integral membrane protein YlbJ: MAFVVIAIILCLFAFPHDGLRAALRGVSIWWDVLFPALFPFFVISEIMLGFGIVHFFGTLLDPMMRPVFRIPGIGGFVMAMGFAAGYPVAAKLTSQLWEQKLVNREEGERLVAFTTSSDPIFLIGAVSIGFFHDASLAMILAVAHYGGSLLIGLMMRFHGRKSLPTPQKSKSGGWIWKRAFDAMHTARIQDGRSLGTLLSQSIIHSFNLIFVVGGLVVFFSVVLEVLTSAHVMNMMYVLISSVLQLTGLPSELSQAVMNGLFEVTLGAKAAGNAPDALALSSKVAIGAFILSWGGMSVHAQIVSLLSHTNLRYLPFFVARLIHALLSAAIVLVIWEPMQAFRDAKAAFFPQYEPSSPVLSYLKLMLPVSVSVTLGAFTVIAGLFAAYSLLKLVYEKVGGTR; encoded by the coding sequence ATGGCCTTTGTGGTGATTGCCATTATTCTATGCTTATTTGCGTTCCCTCATGACGGCCTTCGAGCCGCATTGCGCGGCGTTTCCATTTGGTGGGATGTGCTTTTTCCCGCACTGTTCCCGTTCTTCGTCATATCGGAAATTATGCTCGGCTTCGGTATCGTCCATTTCTTCGGGACACTGCTCGACCCGATGATGCGCCCTGTCTTTCGCATTCCCGGCATCGGCGGGTTCGTCATGGCGATGGGTTTCGCAGCCGGCTATCCTGTTGCCGCCAAATTAACATCCCAACTGTGGGAGCAGAAGTTGGTGAACCGCGAGGAAGGCGAGCGGCTTGTAGCCTTCACCACAAGCTCCGATCCCATTTTCTTGATCGGGGCCGTTTCTATCGGCTTTTTTCACGATGCCTCGTTAGCCATGATACTCGCTGTGGCTCACTACGGAGGCTCCCTGTTGATTGGTCTCATGATGCGCTTCCACGGCCGCAAGAGTCTGCCCACGCCACAGAAAAGCAAGAGCGGCGGCTGGATCTGGAAAAGAGCCTTCGATGCCATGCATACTGCGCGGATTCAGGATGGCAGGTCGCTCGGAACGCTGCTCAGCCAATCCATTATACATTCCTTTAACCTTATTTTTGTAGTAGGCGGTCTTGTCGTCTTCTTCTCCGTCGTTTTGGAAGTGCTAACCTCAGCTCACGTAATGAATATGATGTATGTTCTCATCTCATCCGTTCTACAGCTTACTGGACTGCCCAGCGAATTATCGCAAGCTGTCATGAATGGTTTGTTTGAGGTGACGCTAGGGGCCAAAGCTGCAGGTAACGCCCCGGATGCGCTGGCGCTTTCCAGCAAAGTCGCCATCGGCGCTTTCATATTGTCCTGGGGGGGCATGTCTGTTCACGCTCAAATCGTAAGCCTGCTGAGTCATACGAACTTGCGCTACTTGCCATTCTTCGTTGCTCGGCTTATTCATGCCTTGCTCTCCGCTGCTATTGTGCTCGTCATTTGGGAGCCTATGCAGGCGTTCCGCGATGCCAAAGCGGCCTTTTTCCCGCAGTATGAACCTTCATCTCCGGTTCTCAGTTATTTAAAGCTCATGCTGCCAGTCAGCGTATCGGTCACCTTAGGCGCTTTTACAGTCATCGCAGGGCTCTTCGCTGCATATTCCTTACTTAAACTCGTGTATGAAAAGGTTGGTGGAACAAGATAA
- a CDS encoding DUF2225 domain-containing protein yields MMVEPLYEITVKCTFCDNAFKTMKVRPSFKKASKTDADFCVHYKDINPDYYVVRICPFCGYAHSENFSDKWKPDQKKAFYTEVSQKWTMRDYCGERTREDALQSYKLALLSAQIKDEKARVIAGLLHHLAWLYRASGDWEQEKRFLAFALDAYVSVFETEGMDLNNARLMYLMGELNRRLGRFHEAVKWFSRIINDRKIMDAAMIRASREQWVIAREDMLAIRMELPEEMKQAT; encoded by the coding sequence ATGATGGTTGAACCTTTATATGAAATTACAGTCAAGTGCACATTTTGCGATAATGCCTTCAAGACGATGAAGGTTCGCCCCAGCTTCAAAAAAGCGAGTAAAACGGATGCGGATTTCTGTGTTCATTATAAAGACATCAACCCCGACTATTATGTAGTGAGGATCTGTCCGTTTTGTGGTTATGCGCATTCGGAGAATTTTTCGGATAAATGGAAGCCGGATCAAAAGAAAGCGTTCTACACCGAAGTTTCGCAGAAATGGACGATGCGCGATTATTGCGGAGAAAGAACGAGAGAAGATGCTTTGCAGAGCTACAAGCTTGCTCTCCTCAGTGCGCAGATCAAAGATGAGAAAGCGCGTGTCATTGCCGGACTCCTTCATCACTTGGCATGGTTGTACCGCGCGTCTGGAGATTGGGAGCAAGAGAAGCGGTTTCTGGCTTTTGCCTTGGACGCCTATGTCAGTGTGTTTGAGACGGAAGGAATGGATCTGAATAATGCCAGACTCATGTATTTAATGGGTGAGTTGAATCGCAGATTAGGGCGCTTCCATGAAGCTGTGAAATGGTTCTCGCGCATCATCAATGATCGCAAAATCATGGATGCCGCCATGATTAGAGCAAGCCGTGAACAATGGGTCATAGCCCGTGAGGACATGCTTGCCATTCGTATGGAGCTCCCTGAAGAGATGAAACAAGCTACATAA
- a CDS encoding methyl-accepting chemotaxis protein has translation MSTLSFRKKLQLGCYALIGLNCVFMLILTFATDWNRLLGIIFLIVLLALSYPFIRWFENQLTEPVADLSRIALNISKGDFSQKVTITSDDTLGQLGQSFNKMIDKLRDILRDTGSISKQVFQTSRDIYVKNENFRTVLEQVSISAHELASGAGQISEEVSGVSITSKDIEVRIVNYASSAKEMKERSDQMMTLVDKGRTSVESQGVGMKRNVEVTQQVSDTIDMLAKQAAGISTVTRSISEIAEQTNLLSLNASIEAARAGEHGRGFAVVAQEVRKLAEESTSLTREVFGFVKSIEQGIQEAIRSIQVNEDVVKKQTVLIDQTEIVFAEIVGSVGFISEEITRFAEESEQMLASSGQIASAMENISAITEESAAGTQEVSASMNEQIATVQGIVSQAEEMTRVVTQLQQTIQVFKL, from the coding sequence ATGTCAACCCTATCGTTTAGAAAGAAGCTGCAGCTAGGTTGCTATGCACTGATTGGATTAAACTGTGTTTTCATGCTGATTCTAACGTTTGCAACGGATTGGAACCGCTTACTAGGAATTATTTTCCTGATTGTGCTTCTTGCATTAAGCTATCCTTTCATCAGATGGTTCGAGAACCAGCTAACAGAGCCTGTAGCCGATCTTTCCCGCATTGCACTTAATATTTCCAAAGGCGACTTCTCTCAAAAAGTGACCATCACCTCCGACGATACACTCGGACAATTGGGCCAATCCTTCAACAAAATGATTGATAAGCTCCGCGATATTCTGAGGGATACAGGTTCTATTTCGAAGCAAGTCTTTCAAACCAGCCGCGATATTTATGTGAAAAATGAGAACTTTCGCACGGTCCTAGAGCAAGTAAGCATTTCGGCCCATGAACTTGCCTCTGGTGCCGGACAAATTTCCGAGGAAGTATCTGGCGTTTCCATTACTTCCAAGGACATTGAAGTGCGCATCGTCAACTATGCAAGTTCCGCCAAGGAAATGAAAGAGCGTTCAGATCAAATGATGACACTGGTTGATAAAGGCCGCACATCTGTGGAAAGCCAAGGCGTTGGCATGAAGCGAAATGTAGAAGTCACACAGCAAGTGTCTGATACAATCGACATGCTCGCCAAGCAAGCAGCAGGCATCTCGACGGTAACCCGATCTATTTCTGAAATTGCCGAGCAAACGAATCTGTTGTCGCTCAATGCTTCCATTGAAGCGGCAAGAGCGGGCGAACACGGCCGCGGCTTTGCGGTGGTTGCTCAGGAAGTTCGCAAGCTCGCTGAGGAATCAACCTCCCTCACCCGTGAGGTATTCGGATTCGTCAAAAGCATTGAGCAAGGAATCCAAGAAGCGATTCGCAGCATTCAAGTCAATGAGGATGTTGTTAAGAAACAGACGGTTTTGATCGATCAAACCGAAATTGTTTTTGCAGAAATCGTTGGCAGCGTAGGCTTTATTTCTGAAGAGATCACCCGCTTCGCAGAAGAGAGCGAGCAAATGTTAGCCAGCTCCGGACAAATCGCATCGGCAATGGAGAATATTTCCGCGATTACCGAGGAATCAGCAGCAGGCACACAGGAAGTATCGGCCTCCATGAATGAGCAAATTGCCACGGTACAAGGCATCGTCTCCCAGGCTGAAGAAATGACCCGCGTCGTCACGCAACTGCAGCAAACGATTCAAGTTTTCAAACTATAA
- a CDS encoding M3 family oligoendopeptidase → MHVPLNQTWDLESFFPGGSESPAFAAHLKELQASIASFQEQVLATPSPQKAADSDSLAKLVDLLQHNLTHILEADSFVGCLLADNQKDKKAPVLSGQVKSLFAEHLSSLTRFDQVLTGIPDEVWSEILRQEPFAAIAFSLEERRALAQEKLPPEQEALINDLAVDGYHGWGDLYNSTVGQFRMPVEVEGEQVELSAGQAFNKLHTENREERLALFEKWEKAWTDKEDYCAEALNHLAGFRLQVYKYRGWKSIHKEPLAINRMKEKTLNVMWEVIDRNKGIFVDYLNRKAKLLGVEKLAWVDVDAPLGDSSKKISYDEGASLIIEQFERFSPKLAAFSTAAFEQRWIEAEDRAGKRPGGFCTSFPVAGETRIFMTYGGTLNNVSTLAHELGHGYHQHVMTDMPALAQEYAMNVAETASTFAEMIVADAVVKSASTDEERIILLEDKIQRAIAFFMNIHARFIFETNFYAERSQGLVSVERLNELMVDAQKLAYKDALSSYHPHFWAAKLHFYATDVPFYNFPYTFGYMFSAGIYARAAQEGAAFEDKYISLLRDTGSMNVEELAHKHLGVDLTEPDFWQSAVDMAAQDVKQFMALTESKING, encoded by the coding sequence CTGCATGTACCGCTTAATCAAACATGGGATTTAGAAAGCTTTTTCCCAGGTGGGAGCGAGTCTCCCGCATTCGCAGCTCATTTGAAAGAGCTGCAAGCCTCCATCGCTTCTTTTCAAGAGCAAGTATTGGCTACACCTTCCCCGCAGAAGGCAGCAGATTCAGATTCGTTAGCGAAATTAGTTGACTTGTTGCAGCATAATTTGACACATATTCTGGAGGCCGATTCCTTCGTTGGTTGTTTGCTGGCTGATAACCAGAAAGACAAGAAGGCCCCAGTGCTCAGCGGTCAAGTGAAAAGCTTGTTTGCCGAGCATTTGTCATCTCTTACGCGCTTCGACCAAGTGCTGACAGGAATTCCGGATGAGGTATGGTCAGAAATTCTTAGGCAAGAGCCATTTGCAGCTATTGCCTTTTCACTGGAAGAGCGTCGTGCTCTAGCGCAAGAAAAGCTGCCGCCCGAGCAAGAGGCTCTAATCAATGATTTGGCCGTAGACGGCTATCATGGGTGGGGAGATTTGTATAATTCGACCGTTGGTCAATTTCGCATGCCGGTTGAAGTAGAAGGTGAACAGGTAGAGCTGTCTGCCGGTCAAGCGTTCAACAAGCTGCATACAGAGAACCGCGAAGAACGCCTTGCTTTATTTGAAAAATGGGAAAAAGCGTGGACAGATAAAGAAGATTATTGCGCAGAAGCACTCAATCATCTGGCCGGGTTCCGTCTGCAAGTGTATAAATACAGAGGCTGGAAAAGCATACATAAAGAACCGCTTGCGATCAATCGGATGAAAGAGAAAACGTTGAATGTGATGTGGGAAGTTATTGACCGCAACAAGGGGATTTTCGTTGATTATTTGAACCGCAAAGCGAAGCTGCTTGGGGTTGAGAAGTTAGCTTGGGTCGATGTGGATGCGCCGCTTGGGGATTCCTCCAAGAAGATTTCGTACGATGAGGGCGCAAGTCTCATTATCGAACAATTCGAGCGCTTCAGCCCTAAGCTTGCGGCTTTCTCCACAGCTGCATTCGAGCAGCGCTGGATTGAAGCGGAAGATCGCGCAGGCAAACGCCCTGGAGGCTTTTGTACGTCCTTCCCTGTAGCGGGAGAGACCCGCATATTCATGACGTATGGCGGAACTTTAAACAACGTCTCTACGCTCGCCCATGAGCTTGGTCATGGCTACCATCAGCATGTTATGACGGATATGCCAGCTCTGGCGCAGGAGTACGCGATGAATGTGGCAGAGACCGCTTCCACTTTTGCTGAGATGATTGTCGCGGACGCAGTAGTAAAAAGCGCATCGACAGATGAGGAGCGAATTATTCTGCTCGAAGATAAGATCCAGCGTGCGATTGCCTTCTTCATGAACATTCACGCCAGATTCATATTCGAAACGAATTTCTACGCAGAACGCAGTCAAGGCCTTGTAAGTGTAGAGCGATTGAATGAATTGATGGTGGATGCTCAGAAGCTGGCTTACAAAGATGCTTTAAGCAGCTATCATCCCCATTTCTGGGCGGCTAAGCTGCATTTCTATGCGACGGATGTCCCTTTCTATAATTTCCCTTACACGTTTGGATACATGTTCAGCGCGGGAATTTATGCTAGAGCGGCTCAGGAAGGCGCAGCTTTTGAAGACAAGTACATTTCTTTGCTTCGAGATACAGGCAGCATGAACGTGGAAGAGTTGGCGCACAAACATCTTGGCGTTGATTTGACGGAGCCTGATTTCTGGCAGAGCGCAGTCGATATGGCAGCGCAAGATGTGAAACAGTTCATGGCATTGACCGAATCGAAAATCAACGGCTAA
- a CDS encoding YycC family protein, whose product MKPLQISPETAVKLAEQLKVPLEHLMHMPQHILLQKLAELAKSSTTETSDPESK is encoded by the coding sequence ATGAAACCGTTACAAATTTCGCCTGAAACAGCCGTGAAACTGGCTGAGCAACTGAAAGTACCTCTAGAACATCTCATGCATATGCCACAACATATTTTACTTCAAAAATTAGCAGAGCTCGCGAAATCTTCCACAACGGAAACCAGCGATCCAGAATCGAAGTAA
- the glgP gene encoding alpha-glucan family phosphorylase, with translation MGNHDHANKGREPQDMQAAFQQTVKHLPPTIERLSELAANLWFSWNHEALQLFAQIDPAKWAASGHNPVRLLHDLEDTQLAALSTNTDFIASYHQVISAFDSYLNGTTWFQTTYADRGYVQIAYFSAEFGFHESLPIYSGGLGILAGDHTKSASDLGIPLIGVGLLYKKGYFTQKIDASGGQQSELYPYDFAKLPIEPVVHNDQQLTVSIDMPGRTITLQVWQVRVGRNPIYLLDADHEANQPADKELTAQLYGGNQDTRIAQEIVLGIGGVKALRALGVYPNVYHINEGHAAFLTLERLKELLHLGLPFHVAVETVRSATVFTTHTPVPAGHDTFSIEMVEHYLGPLLQELSRHKQEIVALGLDHHSGQFNMTHLAMNTAGMRNGVSKLHGQVSREMFKEFHGHIDASEVPIGSITNGVHLDTWTAPHWKELFDRFLPGTWREEQANQHQWQQVEVIPDESIWKVHQQLKDDLVRFARQNLLEQRRRNGESEERIQEVRQYLNPKALTIGFARRFATYKRANLIFNDLYRLKKLINDPERPVQFIFAGKAHPADYPGQELIREIYRVSQMKEFAGKIVMLENYDMNMARYLVQGVDVWLNNPRRPLEASGTSGQKAAMNGVLNFSVLDGWWEEGYNGTNGWAIGSTGAADWATQEKENTHAIYHILEKEIIPLYYNQGALPHQWISRMKRSIQSLSPTYNTHRMVQDYTEKAYLPTAERARLFVANQYDVATKVADYKQFIRNNWYHVKIIGIDDRSAKLSTEVPLHEIKPSMKDVTAQIHFGPIWPQDTAVEVIYYEEHGDSWEQKIISMEPTGELIEQQQSFKGTIPSHLVHGPHFSIRVRPISANFAHSFELSLVTSTLSWQ, from the coding sequence ATGGGTAATCACGATCACGCTAATAAAGGGAGAGAACCTCAGGATATGCAAGCAGCCTTCCAGCAAACAGTGAAACATTTGCCTCCGACCATTGAACGATTAAGCGAGTTGGCCGCCAATTTATGGTTTAGTTGGAACCATGAAGCCTTGCAGCTTTTTGCCCAAATCGATCCTGCCAAATGGGCCGCGTCCGGCCATAATCCCGTTCGTTTACTGCATGACTTGGAAGACACCCAACTTGCAGCCCTAAGTACGAATACGGATTTTATAGCAAGCTATCATCAAGTTATTAGCGCCTTTGATTCTTATTTAAACGGCACGACCTGGTTTCAAACGACATATGCCGATCGTGGCTATGTGCAAATTGCCTACTTCTCCGCAGAATTCGGCTTCCATGAATCACTGCCTATTTATTCGGGCGGCCTAGGTATCTTGGCAGGCGATCATACGAAATCAGCCAGTGACCTCGGCATCCCCTTAATCGGAGTAGGCCTCCTGTATAAGAAGGGCTATTTCACTCAAAAAATCGATGCCTCCGGCGGCCAGCAAAGCGAATTATATCCGTATGACTTCGCCAAACTGCCGATTGAGCCTGTGGTCCACAATGATCAACAGCTTACCGTGTCGATTGATATGCCCGGGCGCACCATCACCCTGCAGGTGTGGCAAGTTCGCGTTGGACGTAATCCCATCTATCTGCTTGATGCGGATCACGAAGCGAACCAGCCGGCGGACAAAGAATTGACCGCTCAGCTGTACGGGGGCAATCAAGATACACGGATTGCCCAGGAAATTGTCCTTGGCATCGGAGGCGTCAAAGCGCTTCGCGCACTGGGTGTTTACCCCAACGTGTACCATATTAACGAAGGCCACGCAGCTTTTCTCACGCTGGAGCGACTGAAAGAGCTGCTGCATCTGGGTCTTCCGTTTCACGTAGCGGTCGAAACGGTTCGTTCTGCAACGGTTTTCACAACCCATACGCCTGTACCAGCAGGCCATGATACGTTCTCGATCGAGATGGTGGAGCATTATCTCGGCCCTTTGCTGCAAGAGCTTTCGCGCCATAAGCAAGAGATCGTTGCTCTTGGTCTGGACCATCATTCGGGTCAATTCAATATGACTCATCTAGCCATGAATACAGCCGGCATGCGCAACGGCGTCAGCAAGCTTCACGGGCAGGTATCCCGTGAAATGTTCAAAGAATTTCACGGCCATATCGATGCCAGTGAAGTCCCGATCGGCTCCATCACCAACGGCGTTCACCTGGATACATGGACAGCCCCGCACTGGAAAGAGCTGTTCGATCGTTTCCTCCCTGGGACTTGGCGCGAGGAACAAGCCAACCAGCATCAATGGCAGCAGGTTGAGGTCATTCCCGATGAGTCTATCTGGAAGGTCCACCAGCAGTTGAAAGACGATTTGGTGCGTTTCGCTCGTCAGAATTTACTGGAACAACGCAGGCGCAACGGCGAATCTGAAGAGCGGATTCAGGAGGTCAGGCAGTACTTGAACCCCAAGGCACTGACTATTGGATTCGCCAGACGATTCGCCACCTACAAGCGGGCGAATCTGATTTTCAATGACTTGTACCGGCTTAAGAAGCTGATTAATGACCCGGAAAGACCGGTCCAATTTATATTTGCCGGCAAGGCTCATCCCGCCGATTACCCCGGCCAGGAACTAATCCGTGAGATTTATCGTGTTTCTCAGATGAAAGAATTCGCCGGCAAAATCGTCATGCTTGAGAATTACGATATGAATATGGCTCGCTATCTCGTCCAAGGCGTAGACGTTTGGCTGAATAATCCCCGCAGACCGCTCGAAGCCAGCGGTACCAGCGGTCAGAAGGCCGCGATGAATGGCGTGCTTAATTTTAGTGTACTTGATGGTTGGTGGGAGGAAGGCTACAACGGGACCAATGGTTGGGCCATTGGGTCAACAGGAGCCGCGGATTGGGCCACACAAGAGAAAGAAAACACACACGCCATCTATCACATTTTAGAGAAGGAGATCATTCCACTCTATTACAATCAAGGCGCGCTTCCTCATCAATGGATCAGTCGTATGAAACGCTCGATTCAATCGTTGAGTCCCACCTACAACACACATCGTATGGTGCAGGATTACACGGAAAAAGCTTATCTTCCCACAGCCGAAAGAGCCCGACTTTTCGTCGCGAACCAGTATGATGTGGCCACCAAAGTCGCTGACTACAAGCAGTTCATCCGCAATAACTGGTATCACGTCAAAATTATTGGGATTGATGATCGCTCAGCGAAATTATCCACAGAGGTACCGCTTCATGAAATAAAACCATCCATGAAGGACGTCACAGCCCAAATCCACTTCGGCCCTATTTGGCCGCAAGATACCGCGGTAGAAGTCATCTATTATGAAGAACACGGCGACTCTTGGGAGCAAAAAATTATTTCTATGGAACCTACTGGTGAGCTTATTGAACAACAGCAAAGCTTCAAAGGCACGATTCCTAGTCATTTAGTGCATGGCCCGCATTTTTCGATTCGTGTTCGACCCATTTCCGCAAACTTCGCCCATTCTTTTGAGCTTTCGCTCGTCACAAGCACCTTATCTTGGCAATAA
- a CDS encoding GGDEF domain-containing protein: protein MNEYLVPLTSACTLVTLNYIAMKVRSRMLFESYEQFLAPLLTGLACIIMMLEPLPEALGLIDLRSLPIFMAGLRYGLPVALLSTVLPSGFSLISHEDHAWFIIAQDLLAPALISSLFHNKEYRSGFLDIPIRHALQICSYVFLLRLVIYGFLASKLTWLYAIDQLFMLAIMSAAFIVITVMVNDENKSWRLQRQLELQANQDSLTKLPNLRSFMPIAANALHKRRISIMMIDLDNFKQYNDQFGHLEGDQLLRDVSSVLRQHIDEQDYIARYGGEEFILLSTETDPQRLQAYGERLCSVVIEAFLHKHQHDLTSITVSIGISTADSLEVDLKRVIFEADQALYESKHCGKNRSTLYADMQTASASIANHKKNA from the coding sequence ATGAATGAGTACCTTGTTCCTTTGACAAGCGCATGTACTTTAGTCACACTTAATTACATTGCCATGAAAGTGCGCAGCAGGATGCTTTTCGAGTCCTATGAGCAATTCCTTGCCCCCTTGCTCACAGGTCTCGCTTGCATTATTATGATGCTCGAACCTTTGCCAGAGGCGCTTGGGCTCATCGATTTACGCTCCTTGCCAATCTTCATGGCGGGGCTGCGCTATGGGCTGCCGGTTGCCTTGTTGTCCACGGTTTTGCCTTCTGGTTTTAGTCTCATTTCGCACGAAGACCATGCCTGGTTCATCATCGCTCAAGACCTGCTTGCTCCCGCGTTAATCAGTTCATTATTTCATAATAAAGAATACCGCAGCGGCTTCCTGGACATTCCTATCCGCCATGCACTCCAGATCTGCTCCTACGTTTTTCTCCTTAGACTTGTCATTTATGGATTCCTTGCGAGCAAGTTAACATGGCTTTATGCCATTGATCAGTTATTTATGCTAGCTATTATGTCAGCCGCCTTCATCGTCATCACCGTCATGGTGAATGACGAGAACAAGAGCTGGCGTCTGCAGCGCCAGTTGGAACTGCAGGCGAATCAGGATAGTTTAACGAAGCTGCCCAACTTGCGCAGCTTTATGCCGATCGCTGCGAATGCGCTTCACAAACGAAGAATATCTATTATGATGATTGATTTGGATAATTTCAAACAATACAATGATCAATTCGGCCATCTGGAGGGAGATCAACTGCTGAGAGACGTCAGTAGTGTTCTTAGGCAGCATATTGATGAACAGGATTACATTGCCCGGTATGGCGGAGAAGAGTTCATCCTGCTCAGCACCGAAACCGATCCACAGCGGCTTCAAGCTTACGGAGAGCGGTTATGTTCTGTTGTGATTGAAGCGTTCCTCCATAAACACCAGCATGATTTAACATCGATCACTGTATCCATCGGCATTTCAACGGCTGATTCGCTTGAGGTCGATCTGAAACGAGTCATCTTCGAAGCGGATCAAGCTCTATATGAGTCCAAGCATTGCGGGAAGAATCGTTCAACGCTCTACGCCGATATGCAAACAGCAAGCGCATCTATAGCCAATCACAAAAAGAACGCTTAA
- a CDS encoding globin domain-containing protein, giving the protein MSDRERSTLYELMGGAETVQRIVDAFYPKVQQHPLLAPLFPSDIEPVIEKQYLFLSQFFGGPTLYSDAHGHPMMRARHMAFPITKERADAWLGCMAEALAEVGLPPDLRDFLLERLKGSAYHFINTSEEE; this is encoded by the coding sequence ATGTCAGATCGTGAACGCAGCACGTTATACGAATTGATGGGGGGCGCAGAAACCGTTCAGCGAATTGTTGATGCCTTTTATCCGAAAGTGCAGCAGCATCCATTGCTAGCGCCTCTGTTCCCTTCCGATATAGAGCCCGTAATTGAAAAGCAATACTTATTTCTAAGCCAGTTTTTCGGTGGCCCAACCTTGTATTCGGATGCCCATGGACACCCGATGATGAGAGCCAGACATATGGCTTTTCCTATTACCAAGGAGCGAGCAGATGCTTGGTTAGGCTGTATGGCTGAAGCGTTGGCAGAGGTAGGACTACCTCCGGATTTGCGGGATTTTTTGTTAGAACGGCTCAAAGGTTCTGCCTATCATTTTATTAATACAAGTGAAGAAGAATAG